One part of the Tenacibaculum sp. 190130A14a genome encodes these proteins:
- a CDS encoding RluA family pseudouridine synthase, translating into MKEVKLIETHIVPKLDSPIRLQEYGVGIFKTLPSKSGFKKAIKKNLVRVNGKIATTALFIKGKETIELFQTTELPKSIQKLKLPLKVVFEDDYLAIIEKPPGVLVSGNTFVTIYNALPQNLQKSTLEDAVRPTPIHRLDYPTSGLLLVGKTSSSIRALYKLFEHKDIQKTYVAITIGKMKLEGTINKTLEEKEAITHFKVEKTVSSERFDFLNLVKLNPITGRRHQLRKHLFSIHNPILGDKDYFLEGKLLKGKGLYLHAKTLAFTHPLTNKKLYITSELPKKFKKIFPEF; encoded by the coding sequence TTGAAAGAAGTAAAGTTAATTGAAACTCATATCGTTCCCAAGCTTGATAGCCCTATTCGATTACAAGAGTATGGAGTAGGTATTTTTAAAACATTACCCAGTAAATCTGGCTTTAAAAAAGCCATTAAAAAGAATTTAGTTAGAGTTAACGGTAAAATAGCAACAACTGCCCTGTTTATTAAAGGAAAAGAAACTATTGAACTATTTCAAACAACTGAACTTCCCAAATCAATTCAAAAACTTAAGCTTCCTTTAAAAGTTGTTTTTGAAGATGATTATTTGGCCATTATAGAAAAACCTCCCGGTGTTTTAGTTAGCGGAAATACCTTTGTGACTATTTATAACGCACTTCCACAAAACCTTCAAAAAAGTACCTTAGAAGATGCTGTTCGTCCCACCCCCATTCATAGATTAGATTATCCTACAAGTGGCTTATTATTAGTGGGAAAAACAAGTAGTTCCATTAGAGCTTTATACAAACTTTTTGAACATAAAGACATCCAAAAAACCTATGTTGCTATTACCATAGGGAAAATGAAATTAGAAGGAACCATCAACAAAACACTTGAAGAAAAAGAAGCTATCACTCATTTTAAAGTTGAAAAAACAGTTTCTTCAGAACGTTTCGATTTTTTAAATCTCGTTAAACTAAATCCTATTACTGGTAGAAGACATCAACTTAGAAAACATCTCTTTTCTATTCACAACCCAATTTTAGGAGATAAAGATTACTTTTTAGAAGGTAAACTATTAAAAGGAAAAGGTCTATACCTTCACGCCAAAACCTTAGCATTTACCCATCCACTAACTAACAAAAAACTTTACATTACCTCTGAACTTCCTAAAAAGTTTAAAAAAAT